The following coding sequences lie in one Lysobacterales bacterium genomic window:
- the mobA gene encoding molybdenum cofactor guanylyltransferase gives MTESEQVTGGILAGGRGQRMGGLDKGLMLHDGRELVAHMIERLRPQVAGIVLSANRNLDRYRAFGYPVHADDHVDFSGPLAGIARLLQACPTEFLMTVPCDTPAFPQHLAELLLARQHETGADVVVVHDGEQRQFLFALYRRDLAASARDALGAGERAVWRWQEDLNLAEAHVDGGPAAFANLNTRADL, from the coding sequence ATGACCGAGTCCGAACAAGTCACGGGTGGCATCCTTGCCGGTGGTCGCGGGCAGCGCATGGGCGGGTTGGACAAGGGCCTGATGCTGCACGACGGGCGGGAACTGGTGGCGCACATGATCGAGCGACTGCGGCCGCAGGTGGCCGGCATCGTGCTCAGCGCCAACCGCAACCTCGATCGCTACCGCGCCTTTGGCTACCCGGTGCACGCCGACGACCATGTTGATTTTTCCGGGCCGCTGGCCGGTATCGCGCGGCTGCTGCAGGCGTGCCCGACCGAGTTCCTGATGACCGTGCCCTGCGATACGCCGGCGTTTCCGCAGCACTTGGCGGAGCTGCTGCTGGCGCGCCAGCATGAGACCGGTGCTGATGTCGTGGTCGTGCATGATGGCGAGCAGCGGCAGTTCCTGTTCGCGCTGTATCGCCGCGATCTCGCGGCTTCGGCACGCGATGCGCTGGGCGCAGGAGAACGCGCGGTGTGGCGCTGGCAGGAGGATCTGAATCTGGCCGAAGCGCACGTCGACGGTGGCCCCGCGGCCTTCGCCAACCTGAATACCCGCGCCGATCTCTGA
- a CDS encoding DUF4160 domain-containing protein: MTTKHRIRRQFRIELRERDHLPPHVHLTGGGVDVLIELATLRSDGGAPTAVLAEALEWVRLHRDDLLKEWKKWHP, translated from the coding sequence ATGACGACGAAACACCGCATCCGTCGACAGTTCCGGATCGAACTGCGCGAACGCGACCACTTGCCGCCGCACGTGCACTTGACCGGCGGTGGCGTGGATGTGCTCATCGAACTGGCCACGCTGCGCTCGGACGGCGGTGCTCCGACCGCGGTGCTGGCCGAGGCATTGGAGTGGGTCCGACTGCACCGCGACGACCTGCTGAAGGAGTGGAAGAAATGGCATCCATGA
- a CDS encoding DUF2442 domain-containing protein gives MASMKRPRFKAVKALVRHRLKMTFIDGTVYTVDFTPLLAESPGLAPLRDERAFAKACLGEGAGWSAEWPELDIQVGADTLWLDAIAQNAPDQNTREFARWRARNGLTLSAAAAALNMTPRTISAYGTGARPVPRVVALACKGWEAERAIDHGTRRAAAL, from the coding sequence ATGGCATCCATGAAACGCCCCCGATTCAAGGCCGTGAAGGCTCTGGTCCGGCATCGACTCAAGATGACTTTCATCGACGGGACGGTGTACACGGTGGACTTCACCCCGCTGCTTGCCGAATCCCCCGGTCTCGCGCCGCTGCGTGATGAGCGAGCCTTCGCTAAGGCGTGCTTGGGCGAGGGCGCCGGATGGTCGGCGGAATGGCCGGAGTTGGATATCCAGGTCGGGGCCGACACGCTCTGGCTTGATGCGATTGCGCAAAACGCACCCGACCAGAACACGCGGGAATTCGCCCGCTGGCGCGCACGCAACGGCCTGACCCTATCCGCCGCCGCTGCTGCCTTGAACATGACGCCACGCACGATCAGTGCGTACGGTACCGGCGCGCGACCCGTGCCCCGCGTTGTGGCGCTGGCCTGCAAGGGATGGGAAGCCGAGCGCGCAATCGACCATGGCACGCGCCGCGCTGCCGCACTCTGA
- a CDS encoding SOS response-associated peptidase, whose product MCGRFTREYSWQQVHAFSAAFSLWYPPVQPAPAYNIAPTQSTWAIVRDDDNAEVLRELRWGLIPAWSKDLKIAWSTINARIETVASKPAFRSAWKQRRCLIPASGYYEWPGEGAHKRPYYIHPMQEPLLMFGAIWERWSPADGPPLQSFSIVTLPAAGNIEGLHDRMPLMLPPELLADWIRGTPAQAAEIAHAAPIPSLAFHPVRPAVGNVRNQGRELIERV is encoded by the coding sequence ATGTGTGGACGCTTCACGCGCGAATACAGCTGGCAGCAGGTACATGCGTTCTCGGCGGCGTTCTCGCTGTGGTACCCGCCGGTGCAACCCGCACCCGCCTACAACATCGCGCCGACGCAATCGACCTGGGCGATCGTGCGCGACGACGACAACGCCGAAGTGTTGCGCGAGTTGCGCTGGGGGCTGATTCCGGCGTGGTCGAAGGACCTGAAGATCGCCTGGTCGACGATCAACGCACGCATCGAAACCGTGGCCAGCAAGCCCGCGTTCCGCAGTGCCTGGAAGCAGCGACGTTGCCTGATTCCGGCCAGCGGTTACTACGAGTGGCCGGGCGAGGGTGCGCACAAGCGGCCCTACTACATCCACCCGATGCAGGAGCCGTTGCTGATGTTCGGCGCGATCTGGGAACGCTGGTCACCAGCCGATGGGCCGCCGCTGCAGAGTTTCAGCATCGTCACCCTGCCGGCCGCCGGCAACATCGAAGGACTGCATGACCGCATGCCGCTGATGCTGCCACCCGAACTGCTCGCTGACTGGATCCGCGGCACCCCCGCGCAGGCCGCCGAGATCGCCCACGCCGCACCGATCCCGTCGCTGGCGTTCCATCCGGTGCGACCCGCCGTCGGCAACGTCCGCAACCAGGGTCGCGAGTTGATCGAGCGCGTGTGA
- the moeB gene encoding molybdopterin-synthase adenylyltransferase MoeB, with protein sequence MNAILPAPEIDAAAALAAYARGECFLDVREADEIASGLCPGATWLAMSGGFEAIHEWSRGVTGSVHVLCAAGVRSLHVAQALRATGVAACSVRGGMDAWRALGGPVSVPTQASADDRYARHLRLPEVGAAGQQRLQASRVAVVGAGGLGSPAAFYLAAAGVGDIRLIDDDVVERSNLQRQILHRDDRIGQRKVDSAAATLAALNPEVRIEAIAARLRHDNAAELLDGCDVVIDGADNFPTRQLINATCLQLRLPWVYGAVHRFEGQVSVFDARGGRGNAPCYRCLFPEAPGPGEAPNCAEAGVLGVLPGIIGTLQANEAIKLLLGLGEPLRGRLLLFDALAMRFRELRYAVDPACPGCSSVADAAPLADALVCTLR encoded by the coding sequence ATGAACGCGATCCTGCCAGCGCCGGAGATCGACGCCGCCGCGGCACTCGCGGCATACGCGCGCGGCGAGTGTTTTCTGGACGTGCGCGAAGCCGACGAGATCGCCAGTGGCCTATGCCCGGGGGCGACCTGGCTCGCAATGTCGGGCGGGTTCGAGGCCATCCACGAATGGAGCCGCGGTGTGACCGGCTCCGTCCACGTGCTGTGCGCGGCCGGCGTACGCTCGTTGCACGTGGCGCAGGCGCTGCGCGCGACCGGTGTCGCCGCCTGTTCGGTGCGAGGGGGTATGGACGCGTGGCGCGCACTCGGCGGACCGGTGTCCGTGCCGACGCAGGCGTCCGCCGATGATCGCTATGCGCGCCATTTGCGCCTGCCCGAGGTCGGCGCGGCCGGTCAGCAGCGCTTGCAGGCGTCGCGCGTGGCCGTGGTCGGTGCGGGCGGCTTGGGCTCTCCGGCGGCGTTCTATCTGGCCGCGGCCGGGGTTGGCGACATCCGCCTGATCGATGACGATGTGGTGGAACGCAGCAATCTGCAGCGACAGATCCTGCATCGCGACGATCGCATCGGCCAGCGCAAGGTGGATTCGGCTGCGGCAACGCTGGCGGCGCTGAATCCGGAAGTGCGCATCGAAGCGATCGCCGCACGTCTGCGCCACGACAATGCCGCTGAATTGCTCGACGGTTGTGACGTGGTGATCGATGGCGCCGACAATTTCCCGACGCGACAACTGATCAACGCCACCTGCCTGCAGTTGCGCCTGCCGTGGGTGTACGGCGCCGTGCATCGCTTCGAGGGCCAGGTGAGCGTGTTCGACGCGCGCGGCGGACGCGGCAACGCGCCTTGCTATCGCTGCCTGTTTCCGGAGGCGCCCGGGCCTGGCGAAGCGCCGAATTGCGCCGAGGCCGGCGTGCTCGGGGTGTTGCCCGGCATCATCGGCACGCTGCAGGCGAACGAAGCCATCAAGTTGCTCCTCGGCCTTGGCGAACCGCTGCGCGGACGCTTGCTGCTGTTCGATGCACTGGCCATGCGGTTTCGCGAGTTGCGCTACGCGGTCGACCCTGCATGCCCGGGTTGCAGCAGCGTTGCCGACGCCGCGCCGCTGGCCGACGCGCTGGTCTGCACGCTGCGCTGA